The Eremothecium cymbalariae DBVPG#7215 chromosome 7, complete sequence genome contains the following window.
ATCAATAATAGTagcattatttttttattacttGAGcattagtattattattttcgtttttgttttagatttctttatttgttgATGCATAACAAGTCTCCCAGATGTCCATGCATTGGAACGGCTTCGTGCCAATTATGGCAAGAGATGCGAGTAGGAACGGAGATCGGCACCATTCGTTTAGCTCGTTTTGGTGCAGGCCTAACACAAGCAAAGACAGGACAGGGTAGCCTTAAGTAAGGCGTACTAAATAATGAAAGAATGACTAGTTGATTAATACGACACAAAATTACAATTATTATCTTTTCTACTATGTTATACACGGTTGACATCATCACTAGCAgtaaatttcaaatatataaaaaacGCATTAGAAGAACACACGTTACTACTGGCAATAATGAACCAACATCTACATGAAACGATGTATTGTTAAAATCACATAAACACACATACTGACCGACTGACTCATTAGCTGTGTAGACCAAGCCATAAATTCTgttctctctttttttcgGTTTTTTCGGTTTTTTCAACAGTGTTTCTCTTACAGACGATAGTCAGTCTTTGTTTCCTCTTTTGAATGAAGCTTCGCTGTTCTTTTCCCTTGTTCTTAACATTGATCATAATtaaaatatgttttttCTCGTTACTTGTAGAGAGCTCCAGTCGCCTAGTACTTGAAGCACCAAAAAAACGCAGGCCGACCGACAAGTCCGGCAAATCCAAATCACAACATAAAGGACGCACTTCCGTAACCATTGGAAGCGAAAATAGTAGATACCTTAGTTCGAAGGGCATCAGTAGGAGCGGTTGAATCAGACACTGCTGTGGCTCCAGACGAAGAAGCGGAAGAAGCAGAACTAGACGAGGCAGCGGCATTGGCAGTCTCCTTCAATTCTGCGGAAAAGCTCGAGACGCTGTCTCTTTTTGCCTTTGCCTTCGCTCTGCGCTCTCTTCTCAACCTCGACTGCATCATATAGTAGGTGGCGCGCCTTATAATGGTCTCCAGCACGGGCTTGTCGTACTCAGGGTACTTGACCTTCACCCGCTCGTGGAGAAGATCCAGGAGCTGGCTACGGTACTCTTTCGAAGTATCGCGGACCCACGTTTTGTAGCCAAGCGGGTAGTGCAGTTCGTTTTCTAGAATATCGAGAACAAACCTCTCACGGCGCAGCGCCTCCTCAGCTGATGCCAACTTTAACACCTCAGCGAGCCCCTGTGCTGAAAGCCGCGAATCGGACACcttcttgttgttgcatAACGCCGTGCTGGGAGAGCTGGTGGACCGTCTGGAACAGCGTCTTTGCCTGGGCACTTTATCGTGCGACTCCCCGCCATACTCGCTGTTgtcctcatcctcatcctcgTCCTCATCCTCGCCGTCTACGTCCGCATAATGGTCATTGCAACTGCTGTCCTGGCTACTAGTGCTATTCCTGCCGCTGACAACAGTCTGTTTCCCGTAAAGGGCGCCCCTGCCTCCTACCACTCCTGCCCCCCCACTCACTGGTCTTATTAGTCCATCCCTCTCACTGTCCTCCCCACCGTCATCACCCATCACTCGTACAGCACGCAGCCCGCCAGCCAGCGGGCTTTCCATGCCCTGCTGGGATCTCAACGTCGTGGGAAACGACATGGGAGAGGCCTGCTCTTGCTCGTAAATCGGCAATTGCGAGAGATCCGTATAGCTGGAGTAAGACATCACAGGGTCCACGTTGGGCGTCAGCAACGCCGCGACGTTGGTCGACTCCATCGATTGCAGCATCTGTTCCTCGAACGACGGTGTCCTTGTCAACATCAGGTTCCGCAAGCTCGTCGAGAAGAAGTCCGCATCGTAAAATATACCACCGAACACTGCTCCTCCGCCCCCGGTAGACATGCTGGAGTACGAGAAAACCGACGAGTTGGATTCCTCGACTGCATCGGCACCTccaccagcaccagcacctCCACCCGCATTTCCTCTTGTGGTGGGATACCCAAGGTTCACCAGCTGATCCACCCCCGCCTGACCCAAACTCGTACCGTCCCCAACAACCTCCCCAGCTGCTGGGCCTCCAACCGTTCCCCCCTCACCGGCCCCATCCACGTCCGCTCGTGCTCCGCCGCCTCCTCCGCCGCTCATCGACACCGTCCCCTTACCACGTGACTCGTCGCCGTCTCCAGTTTCATTCCAAAAAACGAGGTTGTTCTCAAACAAACTATAATCTTCAACACTCGAATACAACATAACGTCCAAAACAAAATCCCTATATCGCTCTTTCTATATCCCTGATcctccaaaaacaacaaaatattaaacaaaacttcaaattAAAACCAACTGCTCGCTGCACCACTGTCCTCAATAATTACTATCActcgtcgtcgtcgtcgtccTAGTAGTCCTTTCCTGATTTTTGCCGCTCTTGGAACTTTCCAATCCAAAATCTCGTTTTCCTCCTCTCCTCTCtgtagtatatatatcttataatatattattattatatctataatataatataatatctgTATTATCGGTATCCGTATCTATACCTCTCTCTgtctttatatatatatatatatatatatatatccccAATTTCCCTTAACCTCCTTCCATCTGTACACATATATCTCTACTCAGAGCTTactctttcttcttccacattagatatatatacatacacatacacatatatatctccTAACCTTACAATTCCTTTGTTCTACATATACAGATAAGTACAGTAGTGTGCACTGACTTCGGGCGAACAAAACAGAATGAAAAAAGCCAAaatgaacaaaaaattacaaaaaaaacGTGATAAGCGCATTTGAGTCAGATGTCTATGCATAATACTGCTGCCTGAGAGAGTTCTCGTAAAATCCGTATACACTGAGGGGCACCGGCAGGCAGGGAGAGGGAGCTAAAACCTCCCTGCATCCGCCCCTTCTCGACCACCGCTTCTCTTACTCCACCAATCTCTCTGATTCTGTTGGTATCCTCCAACTGAAATAAAATCccttttccaatttttccCACTGCGCTCCATGCCTGTGTGTCCTGTCCTTCTTTCAGTACCACACGCACACGCACACACACAGCACGCAGCACCGCCGCACACTAAAACGCACGACTACTCGTCCCATTAATGCCtcttcttgttgttcttttttcatGTATATGTATGGTTTTGTTCAATACTACTGCGAAAACTGTGTCATATGTCCCGCCAAAAAGCCTAACCCAACCGTGCAGACGCAGCGCACCCGCAGCGCGCGCTGCCCAGGCCAAGTCTGGCCCGTCTTTGTGGCCCAAAGGGAAACGCCAAATCAATGCGCTGGCATGCTGGCTCGATAGTTTTACTGCACAATAATGCAGAGAGTTCTCTATGCAACTCTCCGATAAAAATAAACGCAGTGCGTGTGTAGTTGCATCTGCGTGGGGGGAGGATGACTCGCATGCGGCTCAGCCGACCGTTTGGGTCGCCAGTGGCGACGCAGTAAAACGGCTGTGTTGGTGGGAGGGGGCCGCCCCCCGTTCCCCATAGTAGTGGGAGCTGGAAGGGAAGGGGCAGGGCCGCCGCGCGTGGTTTCCCCAAGAAAAGTGTTTTTATACCGCGGCAGTAGCGCCGGAGGCGCTACTGCCGCGGTGTAAAAAAGGAGCGAAGGAGAGCGCAGACGTCGTTACCCGGGGTGGTGATGGCCACAGACGCACCACGCTCACGGCAAACGCGCACGCGCGTTTGCCCGGAGTCCCCCTGCATGACTATTATATTACAATGGTCAGCCACACGCCACGTAGGCGCAAAAAGCACAATACATGCTACTAAACAGTTCGAAATCGCCCAGcttcaaaaatacatataagAAATAACGGGAAGGTGGAGGCGAGCATCCGCGGCCGCgttaatttttcaaaaacaaaataagGGGGTTTTGTCGGCAGGCTTTTTTTATCATCGATCGGACACATAAGAGATATAGAGCAGCAGGATATAGCAGGGAGCTATATGCGATAAAAGAACAACgagttttttttctggtTTTAGGGACTCTTCGTCACACACAACAAGGCAGGACCAATCAGAGCCAATCAGagtttgttttctatttttttgcAAGTCTagaagaagagaaggaAAGGCAAAAAAACCAAGTAGCTAGAAAGACAGGCAACGCAGGCAACGCAGGCAAAATACAATTAGAGAAAGATGTTTATGTGTCTACCTCTGTTTTTTGGTAAACGGGACTGGGACAAGCCGTATAGGAAAGACCCCGAGGGTCGGTACGGACATGTGTACTGTCCCAATTGCCGTAATTTCAGCGTAGGTCCTGTGTGCAGGCGGGAGTTCGTTACTCTGTGTATGGTTCCGTTGATCCCTCTGTACTGGGGCCAGCAGTTGCGGTGTGGTGTTTGCAACTGGAGACAGGACTTCAAGAATACGGAGCAGTTAGAGAAGGTTTTGGTGGAACAGACGAGGCTTCGTGGTGGAGGGATTTGAACGGCGGAAATAGGGCGGTGTTTTTAGTTCTGTATGTAGGGATGGGTTTGTACGTAGATTAAAATTGatgtggtgtacgggtgGTCTGCAAGCGTGGTGCTACTGGTTGTAGAAGCTGGACAGGTTGAGGGTTGGATCAGTGAGGAAGTAGTTTTCTAAATTTACAAGGTTGGGTTCCTGGTCTGGTCCGGAGAGGACGTCGTCTATGAAGGAGGGGATCTGTGGGTTGGGGATgggttgttgttgttgtggttgttgttggttgaACTGCTGCGGTAGCTGGTTTACGAGGTGTTCTTGTTGGTTGTGTGGGAACAAGAGGTCGTTTAGGTAGGAGGGGTCCATTTCGTTTGGGGAGATAGTTGATAGTAGGGACTGGGAGGAGGCGTTGAGGTCGTTGTTGAACCAGTCGGTGTAGTTGAAGGCGGTTAGGGGGTCGTCGATGGTGATGTTGGACTGCctggttttcttttccagGTCGTCCAGGCTGGAGAATATTTTTCTGTAGTTGGAGAGCATCGTGGCCTGCAGGGACTTGAGCGTCAGCACGTAGTCGTTCCTGTTTAGTGGGAGCGCAGGGAGTTCGGGGGAAGTTTTTAAGTGTTCGTTGTATCTATCGACCGTTAGTTTCAGGAAGTGGGTGGTGACGATGGCCACGATGACCCACTTCCATGTGGAGATTGGGGTTTGGCGCTGGGCTATGGAGACGACGGTTTTCGTGCATCTGTCGAGGAGAAGGATGTTATCGTAGGAGACGTTATCGTAGAGGAAGGTGTTGCCTACAATGGAGAGGAAGCTTCCGAAATGGGCCAGGAGGAGCTCAAGGTACAGCTGGCTTGGGGTATCGTGGAGCAACATATAGTCTACGATGTGGAGGATACTTAGGGAGTTTTCGATGGAGTGGGCGACTAGTGGGAACTTGCGGACCAATTTTTTAGTTTCCAGTAGCGATTGTTGGAGTATCCATGGGGGCCGGACGGCAGCGTGTGCGACGCTGCTTGCGGTGTGGTAGTATTTGACGTAGAGCAGAAGAATTCTGGGGCGGACCTGGTTCACCATGGTGGTGTCTTCGTCCTTTCGACGCATGGCCATCAGCTGGGAGAAAACTTCGGCTAGGGCGGCTTCTCCCGAACGGGGCTTCAACAGGTCCGGCAGGGAATCGCGCCAGCAGTCCAGGCAATCTAGGATGTAGTTGATGTTTTGGATGCGTTTCTTACAGTCGATGTTTGTGGAGGATGATTGAGCTTTATTGCCGAATACTCTTATGTACGCCTCACTTTGTATGCGGTACAGTTTGTAGAAATAGTAATTGAGGGCGTGGTTCAAACTGGTGATAGAGTTGCTGCTTGCAAACAGTAGCCGCTTGTGAAACATGCTTTGCCAGTCGACGCCTGGAGGCGGACGCGGTTGCAACTCATACACAGCGGGTTGCTGCTGGAGTTGCCACTCCAGCATTTGGTAGAAATCCCATTCGTTGAACGCAGTGTTGTCGTGCTCGTGGATCAAAGACGGCTTCCCCGTAGATGTAGAGAGGGTCTTGTCGTAGCGGtagcaccaccaccacacGTTGATTCTGCGCTGACGCTCCACAGGATCTTTGATGTGAAGATACGGCTCGCGATGGTGTAAATTCTGTGCCTGGCCAAGACGGATGGCGAACGAAA
Protein-coding sequences here:
- a CDS encoding uncharacterized protein (similar to Ashbya gossypii AER182W), which translates into the protein MCLPLFFGKRDWDKPYRKDPEGRYGHVYCPNCRNFSVGPVCRREFVTLCMVPLIPLYWGQQLRCGVCNWRQDFKNTEQLEKVLVEQTRLRGGGI
- a CDS encoding uncharacterized protein (similar to Ashbya gossypii AER181C): MLYSSVEDYSLFENNLVFWNETGDGDESRGKGTVSMSGGGGGGARADVDGAGEGGTVGGPAAGEVVGDGTSLGQAGVDQLVNLGYPTTRGNAGGGAGAGGGADAVEESNSSVFSYSSMSTGGGGAVFGGIFYDADFFSTSLRNLMLTRTPSFEEQMLQSMESTNVAALLTPNVDPVMSYSSYTDLSQLPIYEQEQASPMSFPTTLRSQQGMESPLAGGLRAVRVMGDDGGEDSERDGLIRPVSGGAGVVGGRGALYGKQTVVSGRNSTSSQDSSCNDHYADVDGEDEDEDEDEDNSEYGGESHDKVPRQRRCSRRSTSSPSTALCNNKKVSDSRLSAQGLAEVLKLASAEEALRRERFVLDILENELHYPLGYKTWVRDTSKEYRSQLLDLLHERVKVKYPEYDKPVLETIIRRATYYMMQSRLRRERRAKAKAKRDSVSSFSAELKETANAAASSSSASSASSSGATAVSDSTAPTDALRTKVSTIFASNGYGSASFML
- a CDS encoding uncharacterized protein (similar to Ashbya gossypii AER183C), which translates into the protein MTKGVHGQYMMPEKSMQLPRKRVSKACDTCRAKKIKCNGEEPCSNCGKHDLECAYTHVIKRRRPVPTRISNRKLLGDLSSRLQRLEQLLERVSSKLGAGAGRQGKECGVDGDAGDEGEKDGEEDEEGEEEDEEEDADVVSTSSVEVYGRPRFARVGSMSSQGSSSSESVVTQMSLPADGSYEDSKSQTYFGTHTSLSLFSRRGLRWLYKVLGGKSEVIIPLIKLNGFMRKSQDMFCSKFLLAVDLEELPAWPTVEQCEILCEVFINNFLWTFPVLTLEEVRAIFGRMRAATPEGLSITDKLLAGAVMLLAAAVNSFQVPSESKLWRSISSQMLRTTINIVQTTWMISMPDPVGYMQGIILMCIFLENSPVPQTTYLQLSFAIRLGQAQNLHHREPYLHIKDPVERQRRINVWWWCYRYDKTLSTSTGKPSLIHEHDNTAFNEWDFYQMLEWQLQQQPAVYELQPRPPPGVDWQSMFHKRLLFASSNSITSLNHALNYYFYKLYRIQSEAYIRVFGNKAQSSSTNIDCKKRIQNINYILDCLDCWRDSLPDLLKPRSGEAALAEVFSQLMAMRRKDEDTTMVNQVRPRILLLYVKYYHTASSVAHAAVRPPWILQQSLLETKKLVRKFPLVAHSIENSLSILHIVDYMLLHDTPSQLYLELLLAHFGSFLSIVGNTFLYDNVSYDNILLLDRCTKTVVSIAQRQTPISTWKWVIVAIVTTHFLKLTVDRYNEHLKTSPELPALPLNRNDYVLTLKSLQATMLSNYRKIFSSLDDLEKKTRQSNITIDDPLTAFNYTDWFNNDLNASSQSLLSTISPNEMDPSYLNDLLFPHNQQEHLVNQLPQQFNQQQPQQQQPIPNPQIPSFIDDVLSGPDQEPNLVNLENYFLTDPTLNLSSFYNQ